The sequence CTGTTGAAGGACAGGTGTCCCAAATGCGGTGGAGACTTAGCCGTTACGGGGAAGGAACTTCCCAGAGAGTGGGAGGAGGTACTCTCCGAGGTGGAGAAGGAGTTCTTGGTGGTGGATTTCGTGTTCGGTAAGGGGGAAGGGGAGCTCGAAGTGGAGGCTAGACCGAATTCCTCCTTCTCCAGACTCCTGCGTGCCCTGAGGCCCAAGAGGAAGATCTGTGCCCTCAGGAGAAGGGACGGGAGCCTTTACCTCAGGATCTTTACCCTCCCTCCTCCCAAGAGGGAAAAACCCTACCTCCCCTCCCTCCTCCTCGGGCTGACGCTCCTTTCGGTTTTCGGATCCAGCTACTTCTTTCTTTTCGGAGAAACGACGAAGGCCATGCTCTTCTCCATAAGTCTGATGGGAATCCTGGCTTCGCATGAACTCGGCCACGGGATCGCCGCTAGGAGAAACGGAGTGGAGGCTTCCCCCCCATACTTCATCCCAGCACCCACCTATCTGGGCACGTTGGGAGCGGTGGTGAGGGTGAGGAGCCCCATCCCTTCTAGGAATGCCCTGGTAGAGGTAGGGGCCTATGGGCCCTTGCTTGGTTTCCTGGCGGCCCTCTCCGTCAGTTTGCTGGGACTCCTCTGGGGAGGGAAGGGAGAAACGGGTTTCCTCACGACTCCGGTTCTCCTCTTCCTGAGGTCACTGGTCGGGAGGGGGTCCGACAATCCCCTCGTTCTCGCGGGTTCGGTAATGATGGTCATCACCTTCCTCAACCTCCTCCCTGCAGGGCAGCTGGATGGGGGACACGTGGCGAGGGGGCTCATGAATACTAGGAACCACCACACCCTCACGAAGATCGTGGGTCTGGGTCTTCTTTTCTCGGGCCTCCTTCTACCCTACTATCCCTTCTTTTGGGTCTGGGGCTTCCTCATCCTCCTCTTTTTCGGTCGTCCACATGCTGGGGTGCTGGACGATCTTTCCCCCCTCTCCTCCTCCCACCGTTTTCTGGCCTTCGCGACCTTCCTCCTCCTTCCCCTCACCTTTCCCCTGCCCGAGGTATGGGTATGAAGGGAAAGCTGCTCTGCGTGGAGGGATTGGATGGATGCGGCAAGAGCACGCAGGTGGACCTCTTGGCGAAGTGGTTGCGTTCTTTGGGCTATCCTGTTTTGCGTACGGCGGAACCGACCAAGGGATCCATAGGAAGACTCATAAGGAAGGGGCTGAGGGAAGGGGGCCTGACCGCCGAGGTGGAGGCCCTCCTCTTCGCCGCCGATAGGATGGACCATGCCTCCCGTCTGCTTTTCCCCGCCCTGAGGGAGGGAAAGATGGTGGTGAGTGAAAGGGGCCTTTACTCTTCCATAGCCTACCAGTGCGCAAGGGGTTTGAAGGAGGAATGGATAAGGGAGCTCAACAGGTTTTCCCCCCTTCCAGACCTCACCCTTTTCTTGGACCTCCCCCCAGAGGAATGTTTGAAGAGGATGGAGGGGAAGAAACTGGATCTCTTTGAGAGGGATTTGGAGTTCCAGAGGAAGGTCAGGGAGAAATACTTGGAGTTGGTCGGGAGGGGGGAGATGGAGAGGATAGAGGGGAGGGGATCGGTGGGGGAGGTACATGAAAGGATGAAGGAAGCGGTGTTGCGGTGGTTAGGGAGGTGAAGGAATGGTTCTAGAAAGATTGGGAAAGGCCCTGCATGGAGCCCTTCAAAAGCTCGCCAGGGCCCCGCATTTGGATGAGGAAACGGTGAAGGAGCTCGTGAGGGATCTCCAGAGGGCCCTTCTACAGGCGGATGTGAACGTTCAGCTGGTCCTCGACCTCACGAAGAGGTTGGAGGAACGCCTCAGGAAGGAGGTCCCCCCGCCGGGGATGAGCAGAAGGGAACATGCGGTGAAGATAGTTTACGAGGAACTCTCCAGTCTATTGGGGAAACCCTCTTCCTTTGAGCTGAAGAGGGGAGGACCTACCGTGGTCCTCATGGTGGGTCTTCAGGGGAGCGGTAAAACCACTTCCGTGGCCAAGCTAGCCTACCACTTCAAGAAAAAGGGCTTTAGGGTGGGAATCGTATGTGCCGATACCTTCAGGGCTGGAGCCTATGAGCAACTTTTCCAGCTCGGTCAGAAGGCTGGAGTGGAAGTTTGGGGGGACCCCACGGCAAAGGATTCGGTTGAGCTCGCCAGGAGGGGGGTGGAGGAACTTAGGAAGAAATGCGACCTGATCCTCGTGGATTCGGCGGGGAGACACAAGGAGGAGAGGGGACTGATGGAGGAGATGAAGAAGATGGTGGAAGAACTGCAGCCGGATGAGGTGATGCTGGTGGTGGATGGCACCCTGGGACAGCAGGCTAGGGATCAGGCGGAGGCCTTCAGGAAGGTGGCACCCTTGGGCTCCATCCTCGTGACCAAGCTCGATGGGACGGCGAAGGGTGGAGGAGCCCTTTCGGCCGTGGCGGCCACGGGTGCACCCATCAAGTTCATAGGGACGGGGGAACACCTGGAGGACCTAGAACCCTTTTCTCCCCCGAAGTTCATGGCGAGGCTTTTGGGAATGGGGGACTTGGAGACTTTCTTCAGGAGGATGGAGGAGACGATGGGGGAAAAGGCCGGGGAGGAGATGAAGGAAGCCCTCAGGGGAAAGCTCACCCTCAAAATGGTTTACGAGCAGTTGGAGGCCATGAGCAAGATGGGTCCCCTGAAAAAGATAGCCAACCTCCTTCCCGGGGTGGGGGTCTCCCTTTCGGAAGAGCAGTTGAGGGTGGGGGAGGAAAAACTGAAACGTTTCAAGGTGATCATGCAATCGATGACACCCCAGGAACTGGAAAACCCCGAGATCCTCAACGCTTCCAGGATAAGGAGGATAGCCAAGGGATCTGGTACGAGCGAGGCGGAAGTGAGGGAACTTTTGAAGCAATATGAGCTCATGAAGAAGATGCTGAAAATGCTTGGGAAGGGGAGACTGCCCAGGGTGGGGCCTCTGGGAAAGCTGGTGAAAGAACTGGAAAAGAGGGGGAGATAGGTTTTTGAGGCATCCAGTTCCACTTTTTTGCGATATGACCAAGGCTAGGAAGAAGCTCACCAAGAAGAGGGGAGAGGCCCTCACGGCTGGGAGGATCATGGGAGGTTTTGAGATGGGGGAAAGGGTGGTGTTGAAGATAGAGCCCAGCGTGCAGAAGGGGAGGCCCCATCCGAGGTACCAGGGAAGGGTGGGAGTGGTGGTGGGTAGGAGGGGAAGGGCCTACGAGGTGGAGATTACCGATGGAGGGAAAAGGAAAAGGATTATTATTTTGCCTGAGCACCTGCAAAGGGTGGGTGAGTGATAGGTTCTGGGATAGTTTCGGAAAGACCGGTTACGCTGGCTGAGGTCCTGCAGCTCCTCGAGGAGATAAAGAAGGAAAGGGAGCTCAGGTACGAACAGCGCTTGGATTACGATTATGCCCAGAA comes from Candidatus Hadarchaeales archaeon and encodes:
- a CDS encoding site-2 protease family protein; amino-acid sequence: MIRAECLSCGYEDYRMSSLGLGELLKDRCPKCGGDLAVTGKELPREWEEVLSEVEKEFLVVDFVFGKGEGELEVEARPNSSFSRLLRALRPKRKICALRRRDGSLYLRIFTLPPPKREKPYLPSLLLGLTLLSVFGSSYFFLFGETTKAMLFSISLMGILASHELGHGIAARRNGVEASPPYFIPAPTYLGTLGAVVRVRSPIPSRNALVEVGAYGPLLGFLAALSVSLLGLLWGGKGETGFLTTPVLLFLRSLVGRGSDNPLVLAGSVMMVITFLNLLPAGQLDGGHVARGLMNTRNHHTLTKIVGLGLLFSGLLLPYYPFFWVWGFLILLFFGRPHAGVLDDLSPLSSSHRFLAFATFLLLPLTFPLPEVWV
- the tmk gene encoding dTMP kinase; translated protein: MKGKLLCVEGLDGCGKSTQVDLLAKWLRSLGYPVLRTAEPTKGSIGRLIRKGLREGGLTAEVEALLFAADRMDHASRLLFPALREGKMVVSERGLYSSIAYQCARGLKEEWIRELNRFSPLPDLTLFLDLPPEECLKRMEGKKLDLFERDLEFQRKVREKYLELVGRGEMERIEGRGSVGEVHERMKEAVLRWLGR
- a CDS encoding signal recognition particle protein Srp54, which gives rise to MVLERLGKALHGALQKLARAPHLDEETVKELVRDLQRALLQADVNVQLVLDLTKRLEERLRKEVPPPGMSRREHAVKIVYEELSSLLGKPSSFELKRGGPTVVLMVGLQGSGKTTSVAKLAYHFKKKGFRVGIVCADTFRAGAYEQLFQLGQKAGVEVWGDPTAKDSVELARRGVEELRKKCDLILVDSAGRHKEERGLMEEMKKMVEELQPDEVMLVVDGTLGQQARDQAEAFRKVAPLGSILVTKLDGTAKGGGALSAVAATGAPIKFIGTGEHLEDLEPFSPPKFMARLLGMGDLETFFRRMEETMGEKAGEEMKEALRGKLTLKMVYEQLEAMSKMGPLKKIANLLPGVGVSLSEEQLRVGEEKLKRFKVIMQSMTPQELENPEILNASRIRRIAKGSGTSEAEVRELLKQYELMKKMLKMLGKGRLPRVGPLGKLVKELEKRGR
- a CDS encoding 50S ribosomal protein L21e, whose translation is MTKARKKLTKKRGEALTAGRIMGGFEMGERVVLKIEPSVQKGRPHPRYQGRVGVVVGRRGRAYEVEITDGGKRKRIIILPEHLQRVGE